In one window of Porites lutea chromosome 8, jaPorLute2.1, whole genome shotgun sequence DNA:
- the LOC140946060 gene encoding AAC-rich mRNA clone AAC4 protein-like, whose amino-acid sequence MGIAVRNGDGNNTTTTSTRTLSRNQTLFTRENSIEDPLLEHAQTYVGENFVVRHGNPFNLRRKVCSKTNSGVVFTEFKQLKPVSKMSLSTGAKRMFTCQNAGGSSEKSEILSFELLQRCFGADLQKTEMEVQYFPEGGPITDYTCTMFSTKLGVSVTRAMNYHGDFTVEDAGKLLNKKLRGVITSTRNTMEKWSKQILHVWATSLAESVLIAEAYYQLPRNLKSNTVVLVTVTENNEVFTN is encoded by the coding sequence ATGGGGATAGCAGTGAGAAATGGCGATGGAAACAATACGACAACAACTTCTACACGAACATTGTCACGTAATCAAACGTTGTTTACACGAGAAAACAGCATAGAAGATCCTTTACTGGAACACGCTCAGACTTACGTAGGGGAAAACTTCGTCGTTAGACATGGAAATCCGTTTAATCTCCGCCGTAAAGTTTGCTCGAAAACTAATTCTGGAGTCGTTTTCACAGAATTTAAACAGCTGAAACCTGTATCGAAAATGTCATTGTCGACTGGAGCTAAGCGTATGTTTACTTGCCAGAACGCTGGCGGCAGCTCAGAGAAAAGCGAAATTCTTAGTTTTGAATTACTTCAGAGATGTTTTGGGGCTGATCTTCAGAAAACAGAAATGGAAGTACAGTATTTTCCCGAAGGAGGCCCAATCACTGATTACACATGTACAATGTTTAGCACGAAACTAGGGGTCTCTGTCACGCGAGCTATGAACTATCACGGTGATTTTACAGTTGAAGATGCTggtaaattattaaataaaaaattaagaggAGTTATAACTTCCACGAGAAATACCATGGAAAAATGGAGCAAGCAGATTTTGCATGTGTGGGCTACTTCACTTGCAGAGTCTGTTCTGATCGCAGAAGCTTACTATCAGCTTCCAAGGAATTTGAAGTCGAACACTGTTGTCCTGGTGACCGTTACAGAAAACAATGAAGTATTTACGAACTAA
- the LOC140945191 gene encoding uncharacterized protein — protein sequence MAAARIQVTICRRPLLLLTLIIIAIFVFRAFLNVRFGGGSRNRSGEISMLTLNIWYSSEKMQERMEAVGELVQDLDPDFLIFQEVAQNNLLLLEKQGWFSRYYLIPPKADTLKRIEVGKSCAVILSRYVVNDWQQHAYNSFGKYRRAFVAGEFDDVVPSIKTKLVVAGTHLSHDVPRSRIREEQLKEALQILNPYKNVCFMGDLNIVDEVDGEVVLPSPWFDAWLSLPGNTHSSGYTISQNTSPFASVRKRNGTSKGRLDRILCKFSDFEVKKMKVVGNKLTKSGILPSDHFGVFAIIKPTTTTNRRRKVSQPESEQVYFKRPLRWEKL from the coding sequence ATGGCGGCGGCAAGAATTCAAGTGACAATTTGTCGACGACCTTTGCTGCTACTTACATTGATAATAattgctatttttgttttccgtGCTTTTCTTAATGTTCGTTTTGGTGGTGGGTCTAGAAATAGATCTGGTGAAATTAGCATGCTGACTCTAAACATTTGGTATTCAAGCGAAAAGATGCAAGAAAGGATGGAAGCAGTGGGAGAGTTAGTTCAAGATCTCGATCCAGATTTCCTTATATTTCAAGAAGTTGCTCAAAACAATCTTCTACTTTTGGAAAAGCAAGGCTGGTTTTCTCGATATTACTTAATTCCACCGAAAGCTGACACACTGAAGCGCATCGAGGTGGGGAAAAGCTGTGCAGTTATTTTAAGTAGGTATGTTGTGAACGACTGGCAACAGCACGCGTATAACAGTTTCGGTAAATATCGCCGTGCATTTGTAGCTGGAGAATTTGATGATGTCGTTCCATCGATCAAAACTAAATTAGTAGTTGCAGGTACGCACTTGTCACACGATGTACCAAGATCTAGGATTCGAGAAGAACAGTTAAAAGAAGCACTTCAAATCCTTAACCCTTACAAAAATGTTTGCTTCATGGGTGATTTGAACATTGTGGATGAAGTTGATGGGGAGGTTGTGCTACCGTCGCCATGGTTTGACGCTTGGCTTTCTCTCCCTGGAAATACTCACAGCAGTGGATACACTATTTCACAAAACACTTCTCCTTTTGCTTCCGttagaaaaagaaatggaacTAGTAAAGGACGTCTTGATCGCattctttgcaaattttcagactttgaagttaaaaaaatgaaagttgtCGGTAATAAACTTACCAAATCTGGTATTTTACCCAGTGATCATTTTGGAGTATTTGCTATCATCaagccaacaacaacaactaacagGCGGAGAAAAGTTTCTCAACCTGAGAGTGAACAAGTTTACTTTAAGAGACCACTACGTTGGGAAAAGTTATAA